A genomic segment from uncultured Marinifilum sp. encodes:
- a CDS encoding nitroreductase family protein codes for MSEKVHELIKNRWSPRSFADKGIEKEKIKQLFLAASYAPSCFNEQPWRFIYGTKDYPERYEQLLSCLVEFNQMWVKTAPMIILALSSKKFAKNNKENTYARYDLGLAIGNMSLQATSMGLYVHQMAGFSPEKARELFEVPNNFDIVSMLAIGYLGDPLQLPESLQELESSAKDRKKLDLLLFDGDWTKLE; via the coding sequence ATGTCAGAAAAAGTTCACGAATTAATAAAGAATAGATGGAGTCCTAGATCTTTTGCAGATAAAGGAATTGAAAAAGAGAAAATTAAGCAATTGTTTTTAGCAGCCTCGTATGCTCCTTCATGTTTTAATGAACAACCCTGGCGTTTTATTTATGGAACTAAAGATTATCCTGAAAGGTATGAACAACTTTTATCTTGCTTAGTCGAGTTTAATCAGATGTGGGTAAAAACTGCACCAATGATTATTTTGGCATTATCGTCAAAGAAGTTCGCAAAAAATAATAAAGAAAACACCTATGCTCGATACGATTTGGGTTTAGCCATTGGAAATATGTCTTTGCAGGCAACAAGCATGGGATTGTATGTTCACCAAATGGCTGGTTTTTCGCCCGAAAAGGCCAGAGAGCTTTTCGAGGTGCCCAATAATTTTGATATTGTAAGCATGCTTGCAATTGGTTATCTTGGCGATCCACTTCAGCTTCCAGAAAGTTTACAGGAATTGGAATCATCGGCGAAAGACCGAAAAAAATTGGACCTCCTTTTATTCGATGGTGATTGGACCAAATTAGAATAA
- a CDS encoding 4a-hydroxytetrahydrobiopterin dehydratase, translating into MNILLEQGWSEIDSKLVKNYVFQGFSQAIHFINSVASEAEKTNHHPDIKLYKHRNVRISLTTYSKRRITNKDILLAKQIDQIYESKVFSI; encoded by the coding sequence ATGAACATTTTATTGGAACAAGGCTGGAGTGAAATAGATAGTAAATTAGTTAAAAACTACGTTTTTCAAGGATTTTCTCAAGCCATACATTTTATCAACTCTGTTGCTTCCGAAGCTGAAAAAACAAACCATCATCCTGATATTAAACTATATAAACACAGGAATGTTAGAATTAGCTTAACCACTTATTCTAAAAGAAGAATAACAAACAAAGATATTCTGCTAGCCAAACAAATTGATCAAATATATGAATCTAAGGTATTTTCTATCTAA
- a CDS encoding prephenate dehydratase codes for MDKRRIVIQGVEGCFHHIAANAYYGEDVEIIPAENFAKLIDLVNDEAVCDGGIMAIENSIAGSILQNYGLLQDSGLVIEGEIYLRIKQNLMALPGQKIEDLIEVHSHPMAINQCRAFFRDYPQIRLVETEDTAISARNIRENQWEGIGAIAGDLPSHLYNLEILAEQIESIKNNQTRFFILKRKKDVVPNGGFTKASLYFSTSHEPGSLSYILDCFSKADINLSKIQSLPIPGINWEYFFHVDLEFEFPSQFKTVMNKISDTAKEMTILGTYNQGIVIR; via the coding sequence ATGGACAAAAGAAGAATTGTTATTCAAGGAGTAGAAGGCTGTTTTCATCATATTGCTGCAAATGCATACTATGGAGAAGATGTTGAAATAATTCCAGCAGAGAATTTTGCTAAATTAATAGATCTGGTAAATGATGAAGCAGTTTGTGATGGTGGAATTATGGCCATTGAAAATTCAATTGCCGGAAGTATATTACAAAATTATGGTTTGTTACAAGATTCGGGTTTGGTAATCGAAGGGGAAATTTATTTGCGAATAAAACAAAATTTAATGGCACTGCCAGGGCAAAAAATCGAGGATTTAATAGAGGTTCATTCGCATCCAATGGCAATTAATCAATGTAGAGCATTTTTTAGAGATTATCCGCAAATTAGATTGGTCGAAACCGAAGATACAGCAATTAGTGCCCGAAATATTCGTGAAAACCAATGGGAAGGTATTGGTGCAATCGCCGGAGATTTACCATCACATTTGTATAATCTGGAAATTTTAGCTGAACAGATTGAAAGTATTAAAAATAATCAAACTCGATTTTTTATTTTAAAACGAAAAAAAGATGTTGTACCTAATGGTGGTTTTACCAAAGCATCTCTATATTTTAGTACAAGCCATGAGCCTGGCAGCTTATCTTATATTCTCGATTGTTTTTCGAAAGCAGATATAAATTTATCTAAAATTCAGTCTTTGCCAATTCCCGGAATTAACTGGGAGTATTTTTTTCATGTCGATTTGGAATTTGAATTTCCTAGTCAGTTTAAAACTGTCATGAATAAAATATCAGATACAGCAAAAGAAATGACCATATTAGGAACATATAATCAGGGAATTGTAATTAGATAG
- a CDS encoding SIMPL domain-containing protein, translating to MKKIVFVFLFVCMCAGFLSAQVLPAKLNVKGESKIFQLPDIVNISITISSKELEYTDCVEANFNAVNKLKTDLKIASIENLEIHDVGQRVNEEKTYSGGRSVPDGYRATYNIKLQLNSKAKLIHECLEVLKKSGVSMNYQVAYGLSPELLKSVEHKLIRGAVADAKLKAEVIAKASENKLFKITNINYGMSPYVSGPKQYMTEIRTAKMGRGDNQSFTNPDPIELSDNVEITYLIEPN from the coding sequence ATGAAAAAAATTGTATTTGTTTTCCTATTTGTATGTATGTGTGCTGGTTTTCTTTCGGCACAGGTATTGCCCGCAAAGCTAAATGTAAAAGGAGAAAGTAAAATATTTCAATTGCCAGATATTGTAAATATATCCATTACAATTAGTAGTAAAGAGTTGGAGTACACTGATTGTGTTGAGGCTAACTTTAATGCTGTAAATAAGTTGAAAACGGATTTAAAAATAGCATCGATTGAAAATTTAGAAATTCATGATGTAGGACAAAGAGTAAATGAGGAGAAAACTTATTCGGGGGGAAGATCTGTTCCCGACGGTTATCGTGCTACCTATAATATTAAACTACAATTAAATTCGAAAGCAAAACTAATTCATGAATGTTTAGAGGTTTTAAAAAAATCTGGTGTTAGTATGAATTATCAGGTGGCTTATGGTTTAAGTCCGGAATTGTTAAAATCAGTAGAACATAAATTAATTAGAGGAGCTGTTGCCGATGCAAAATTAAAGGCAGAAGTAATTGCTAAAGCCTCCGAAAATAAGCTGTTTAAAATCACAAATATTAATTACGGAATGTCGCCTTATGTTTCCGGTCCTAAGCAATATATGACAGAAATTAGAACTGCTAAAATGGGAAGAGGAGATAATCAATCATTTACAAATCCTGATCCAATAGAGTTAAGCGATAATGTTGAAATTACCTATTTAATTGAGCCCAATTAG
- a CDS encoding thioredoxin family protein, translated as MKKLLSIAVLLLSVIAIQAQAYKVGDTASDFKLKNIDGKKVSMADYKDAKGFIVIFTCNHCPYSVAYEDRIIEIDKKYKSKGYPVIAINPNDPDLYPSDSFENMIKRSKEKGFTFPYVIDETQEVYKKYGATKTPHVFILSNNKGKYTVEYIGAIDNNYKDESKVTEHYINDAVDALLQNSKPKITSTKAIGCGIKSK; from the coding sequence ATGAAAAAGTTATTATCAATAGCAGTCTTATTGCTATCCGTTATTGCCATTCAGGCACAAGCTTATAAGGTGGGTGATACAGCCTCCGATTTTAAATTAAAAAATATTGACGGAAAAAAAGTTTCAATGGCTGACTACAAAGATGCCAAAGGTTTTATTGTAATTTTCACATGTAATCATTGTCCTTATTCTGTTGCCTATGAAGATAGAATTATTGAAATTGATAAAAAATACAAATCTAAAGGATACCCGGTTATTGCGATTAATCCTAACGACCCAGACTTATATCCTAGCGATTCTTTTGAAAATATGATTAAAAGATCGAAAGAAAAAGGCTTTACATTTCCTTATGTAATTGACGAAACTCAGGAAGTTTATAAAAAATATGGAGCTACCAAAACCCCTCATGTTTTTATTCTTAGCAATAATAAAGGGAAATATACTGTAGAATATATTGGTGCAATAGATAACAACTACAAAGATGAATCGAAAGTTACAGAACACTATATTAATGATGCCGTTGATGCATTACTACAAAACTCAAAACCAAAAATAACTTCTACTAAAGCAATTGGCTGCGGAATTAAAAGCAAATAA
- a CDS encoding cation:proton antiporter, whose translation MNEVAEIGIILAGFIIVSVAASRIAKYFPKVKLPVITGLLFIGIVSGPFVLDLVPKEAISKLSFVNEISLSFIAFAAGAELYLKELKGRMRSIRWMTIGQLVFTFGISIAVVLLISERIQFMANMSFEYKMAIALLMGTVFVTRSPASAIAVINELRAKGPFTQTAIGVTVIKDVLVIILFTICFAVADVLITGVPFDIWLVIILVGELCLSVLLGFVLGQFMILILSLKITTHIKAVVLVLSGYSIYLLASLVHNKSLIWLGFDIYIEPLLICILGSFVAVNFGNSRREFTRIIEMVVPFIYVVFYTLTGVSIKLDVLPNVWDIALLFFIIRLVSIGIGAYIGGALGGNPIRYNKVFWMPFVTQAGVAIGLVSVIAGKYPTWGSEFSTILIAVIVLNEIVGPPLFKWSILYVGESHKQRVLQHENKVKNAIIFGLEGQSLALARQLIDHEWNVKLVTRDEAKAKREYKGVQVVHINDISLEELNKIEAQRADTLVLLNEDEDNLKVCELAYEHLGTRDVVVRVQERSFVKKFHELGALIIEPSTLMVSLLDHLVRSPLATSLFLGMEENQDTIDLEMQNPELHDVAIRDLQIPTDLIILATKRNQNTLISTGFTRLRLGDILTVVGSIDSIEKLRLKMGNSNIPDHKKIRIAGKSISYKRNRFDSV comes from the coding sequence ATGAATGAAGTGGCGGAGATAGGGATCATACTTGCTGGCTTTATAATTGTTTCTGTTGCAGCAAGCAGAATTGCAAAGTACTTTCCAAAAGTAAAATTGCCGGTAATAACTGGCTTGCTTTTTATAGGAATTGTATCGGGTCCTTTTGTTTTAGATTTAGTGCCAAAAGAAGCCATTTCTAAATTGTCTTTTGTAAATGAAATTTCCTTGTCGTTTATTGCATTTGCAGCAGGTGCCGAATTATATCTCAAAGAATTAAAGGGGAGAATGAGAAGTATTCGGTGGATGACTATTGGGCAATTGGTTTTTACATTCGGAATAAGTATTGCTGTGGTTCTTCTCATATCAGAGCGCATTCAGTTTATGGCAAATATGTCTTTTGAATATAAAATGGCAATTGCCTTATTAATGGGAACCGTGTTTGTTACTCGTTCACCAGCTTCTGCCATTGCGGTTATTAACGAATTGCGAGCCAAGGGGCCTTTTACTCAAACAGCAATAGGGGTTACAGTAATTAAAGATGTATTGGTTATTATTCTTTTTACAATATGTTTTGCTGTGGCCGATGTGCTTATTACAGGTGTTCCTTTTGATATTTGGTTGGTAATTATTCTTGTGGGAGAATTGTGTTTATCAGTTTTGCTGGGATTTGTCTTAGGACAATTTATGATTTTAATTTTATCCTTAAAGATAACAACCCATATAAAAGCAGTTGTACTCGTTTTATCGGGATATAGTATTTATTTGCTTGCATCTTTAGTCCATAATAAAAGTTTAATTTGGTTAGGTTTCGATATTTATATTGAACCTTTGTTAATTTGTATTTTAGGAAGTTTTGTTGCTGTTAATTTTGGAAATAGCAGAAGAGAGTTTACTCGTATTATAGAAATGGTAGTGCCTTTTATTTATGTCGTGTTTTATACATTAACAGGAGTATCAATAAAACTAGATGTTTTACCTAATGTTTGGGATATAGCTCTTTTATTTTTTATTATAAGGCTTGTAAGTATTGGAATAGGAGCCTATATCGGAGGAGCTTTAGGAGGTAATCCTATTCGATATAACAAAGTGTTTTGGATGCCTTTTGTTACTCAGGCAGGAGTTGCAATTGGTCTTGTATCGGTTATAGCTGGCAAATATCCAACTTGGGGTAGCGAGTTTTCTACTATTTTAATTGCAGTAATTGTTCTTAACGAAATAGTAGGACCTCCATTGTTTAAATGGTCTATTCTTTATGTGGGCGAAAGTCATAAGCAAAGAGTTTTACAGCACGAAAATAAAGTGAAAAATGCAATTATTTTTGGCTTGGAAGGGCAGTCTTTAGCTTTGGCTCGACAGCTTATCGATCATGAGTGGAATGTAAAGTTAGTTACCAGAGATGAGGCAAAAGCTAAGCGGGAGTACAAAGGGGTACAAGTGGTTCATATTAACGATATTTCCTTGGAAGAATTAAATAAGATTGAAGCTCAGCGTGCAGATACTTTGGTTTTGTTGAACGAGGATGAGGATAATTTAAAAGTTTGTGAACTGGCCTATGAGCATTTGGGCACCAGAGATGTGGTTGTGAGAGTTCAGGAAAGGAGCTTTGTTAAAAAATTTCATGAGTTAGGAGCACTTATCATAGAGCCATCTACACTTATGGTTAGTTTGTTGGATCATTTGGTTCGTTCACCGCTCGCAACATCATTATTTTTAGGAATGGAAGAGAATCAAGATACAATCGATTTGGAAATGCAAAATCCCGAATTACATGATGTTGCAATTCGAGATTTACAAATTCCTACCGACCTTATTATACTGGCTACCAAACGCAACCAAAATACTTTAATATCTACAGGTTTTACCCGATTGCGCTTAGGTGATATCTTAACTGTTGTAGGATCGATAGATAGTATAGAAAAATTACGATTAAAAATGGGTAATTCTAATATACCTGATCATAAAAAAATACGAATTGCAGGTAAATCGATCTCTTATAAACGAAACCGCTTCGATTCAGTTTAA
- a CDS encoding TlpA disulfide reductase family protein: MITKQFILLTLVILTFSSLYSQEIKTVDFKELEPKFNIRNDTTYVINFWAMWCKPCVEELPEFEHIRKIYQNKKVKVLLISMDFGSNVEKRLVKFLDKKGINVEVIILDDPDANSWVGKVNEKWDGALPATVVYKKDKEKFFAGKVTYSQLAKTIDQISN, translated from the coding sequence ATGATTACAAAACAATTCATTCTCCTAACACTTGTCATTTTAACCTTTAGCTCTTTGTATTCTCAGGAAATAAAAACAGTTGATTTTAAAGAACTTGAACCAAAATTTAATATCAGAAACGATACAACTTACGTGATTAACTTTTGGGCTATGTGGTGTAAACCTTGTGTAGAAGAGCTTCCCGAATTTGAACATATCAGGAAAATATATCAGAATAAAAAAGTTAAAGTATTACTAATTAGTATGGATTTTGGATCGAATGTAGAAAAACGATTGGTTAAATTTCTTGATAAAAAAGGAATTAATGTTGAAGTTATTATTCTTGACGATCCTGATGCAAACAGCTGGGTTGGCAAGGTAAATGAAAAATGGGATGGTGCACTACCTGCAACAGTAGTGTATAAGAAAGACAAGGAAAAATTCTTTGCCGGAAAAGTTACCTACTCCCAACTTGCTAAAACTATCGATCAAATAAGTAATTAA
- a CDS encoding NAD(P)-dependent alcohol dehydrogenase translates to MKAVVMRKYGAPDVLELINLDRPIINDNQVLVEVYASSINPIDWKMRKGKLKFFMRKKLPCILGGDIAGRVLKVGKNVQFFRPGDEVFGKVDILKNGAYAEYVATTADHLALKPQKMSFEQAATLPLAGLTALQALRDMGKIKKGNNVLINGCTGGVGSFAVQIAKAFACKVTGVCSPRNIKFAKELGVDRFINYQSERIENEQKEFDILFDVVGNLEFGKVKHILHRGGVYITTLPSFNILILGSIHNIMNSRKMKKIFVHENKKDLELLADFVDAGLIKTHIDKSYDIANVAAAHQYSESGRVVGKLSLKIAE, encoded by the coding sequence ATGAAAGCTGTTGTTATGCGAAAATATGGTGCTCCGGATGTGTTGGAGTTAATTAATTTGGATAGACCCATAATTAATGATAATCAAGTATTGGTTGAAGTGTATGCTTCATCGATAAATCCTATCGATTGGAAGATGAGGAAGGGGAAGCTAAAGTTTTTTATGCGGAAAAAATTACCTTGTATTTTGGGTGGTGATATTGCGGGTAGAGTTCTCAAAGTAGGTAAAAATGTTCAATTTTTCAGACCAGGCGATGAGGTGTTTGGTAAAGTTGATATTTTAAAGAATGGTGCTTATGCCGAGTATGTAGCTACTACCGCTGATCATTTGGCACTAAAACCACAAAAAATGAGCTTTGAACAAGCTGCAACACTTCCATTGGCTGGCTTAACAGCTCTTCAGGCTTTACGAGATATGGGGAAAATTAAGAAAGGAAATAATGTTTTAATAAATGGATGTACAGGTGGAGTTGGATCTTTTGCGGTGCAAATAGCAAAAGCTTTTGCTTGTAAGGTAACAGGAGTATGTAGTCCGCGAAATATTAAATTTGCAAAAGAATTAGGCGTTGATCGGTTTATTAATTATCAAAGTGAAAGGATTGAAAATGAACAAAAAGAATTTGATATTCTCTTCGATGTAGTTGGGAATCTTGAGTTCGGAAAGGTAAAGCATATTTTGCACAGAGGAGGCGTTTATATTACAACTTTACCTTCTTTTAATATACTGATTTTGGGTTCGATTCATAATATTATGAATTCGAGAAAAATGAAGAAAATATTTGTTCATGAAAACAAGAAAGATTTAGAATTACTTGCCGATTTTGTAGATGCAGGTTTAATAAAAACTCATATCGATAAATCTTATGATATTGCTAATGTTGCTGCGGCGCATCAATACAGCGAATCGGGCAGAGTAGTGGGAAAATTATCATTAAAAATAGCCGAATAA
- a CDS encoding HAMP domain-containing sensor histidine kinase — MNIFFRQIKDKASIYRTQIFVIVSVITLVLLLLIQIRWINRARSLNEEQFNHRVGMALHESVDEFMKDRQSCETMSACMHKTKFDADDSAQLESEVNRLDSIIKEQFRNYQIQSPYNIEVLTTADEQPRSKCFYYSLRKALSHDKAVLNVYFQKREQNLMDSMGSMFLSSMILILILFLFFGITVFTLIKDKKILGRTTDLINNIAHEFKTPMATIALAGKMLGREKVYSESKQVIRYANMISLENKRLTKQIDQLLKLSCIERGELNINLNSFYLHSILEECLESMSVRIVECNGSIILDTKAANDLIKGDSELIQNVMINLLDNALKYSKEKPEIKIETKNINANLLVSVSDKGIGMTKEEQKHIFDRYYRAPTGDRHDVKGFGIGLSYSRMIVDAHKGSINVWSKRNIGSTFTVILPQA; from the coding sequence ATGAATATTTTTTTCAGACAAATTAAAGATAAAGCAAGCATCTACCGAACACAGATATTTGTAATTGTATCGGTTATAACTTTAGTTTTGTTACTCTTAATTCAAATTAGATGGATTAACAGAGCAAGAAGTTTGAATGAGGAGCAATTTAACCACAGGGTTGGTATGGCTTTGCATGAGTCGGTTGATGAGTTTATGAAAGACCGACAAAGTTGTGAAACTATGAGTGCTTGTATGCATAAAACAAAGTTCGATGCAGATGATAGTGCTCAGTTAGAGTCTGAAGTAAATCGGCTAGATTCTATTATTAAGGAACAATTTAGGAATTATCAAATTCAATCGCCTTATAATATCGAAGTATTAACAACAGCAGATGAGCAACCCCGGAGCAAATGTTTTTACTACAGTTTAAGGAAAGCTCTTAGTCACGATAAAGCTGTGTTGAATGTATATTTCCAAAAACGGGAGCAGAACCTGATGGATAGTATGGGAAGTATGTTTTTATCTTCTATGATATTAATATTGATATTGTTTCTGTTTTTTGGAATAACTGTATTTACCTTAATTAAGGATAAAAAAATATTAGGAAGAACAACCGATCTGATTAATAATATTGCCCATGAGTTTAAAACTCCCATGGCCACTATTGCATTGGCTGGAAAAATGCTTGGGCGAGAAAAGGTTTATTCAGAAAGTAAGCAGGTTATTCGTTATGCTAATATGATTTCTTTAGAAAATAAGCGGTTAACAAAACAAATAGATCAATTATTAAAATTATCCTGCATAGAAAGAGGTGAATTAAATATAAATTTAAATTCATTTTATTTGCATTCTATTTTAGAGGAGTGTTTAGAATCTATGTCGGTTCGAATAGTCGAATGTAATGGGAGTATAATTTTAGACACTAAAGCTGCTAATGATTTAATAAAAGGGGATTCGGAACTAATTCAAAATGTGATGATCAATTTACTTGATAATGCCCTTAAATATTCGAAGGAAAAACCTGAAATTAAAATTGAAACAAAAAATATTAATGCTAATCTTTTAGTAAGTGTATCGGATAAAGGAATAGGCATGACAAAAGAAGAGCAAAAACATATTTTTGACCGTTATTATCGTGCTCCAACAGGAGATAGACACGATGTAAAAGGTTTTGGCATTGGATTATCGTATTCGAGAATGATAGTTGATGCTCATAAAGGCTCCATAAATGTTTGGAGTAAACGAAATATTGGAAGTACATTTACTGTTATTCTACCTCAAGCATAA
- a CDS encoding metallophosphoesterase: MRTIKWFSERKNKSVPQLNSKNKMERSEFLYQMGLILAAIPFASILYGVTKGKFNFRVMREKIRFPNLPASFKGLKIVQISDMHLGSFNKNYEKIEKAVELINEQEADLILFTGDLVNNFAEETDGWAPVLSKMKAKIGKYSVLGNHDYGDYSYWNSAEDKAKNLAAIKHFHKEMGFRLLLNETENISFKGEDIALVGVENWGKPPFPQHGDLKKATKGLQQPFKILMSHDPSHWDEEVIKTSDIDLTFAGHTHGMQFGIERAGIKWSPVQYKYPRWGGLYQEGKQYLYVNRGFGYIGFPGRIGMPPEITVVELT; this comes from the coding sequence ATGAGAACCATTAAATGGTTTAGTGAAAGAAAGAATAAAAGTGTACCACAATTAAATTCGAAAAACAAAATGGAGAGATCCGAATTTTTATATCAAATGGGTTTGATATTAGCTGCAATCCCTTTTGCATCTATACTTTATGGAGTAACCAAAGGAAAGTTCAACTTTAGGGTTATGCGCGAAAAAATCCGTTTCCCAAACCTACCAGCATCATTTAAAGGATTAAAAATTGTTCAGATATCGGATATGCACTTGGGCAGTTTTAATAAAAATTATGAAAAAATTGAAAAAGCCGTTGAATTAATAAATGAACAGGAAGCAGATTTAATACTTTTTACCGGAGATTTGGTAAATAATTTTGCCGAAGAAACTGATGGATGGGCACCTGTATTATCAAAAATGAAAGCCAAAATTGGAAAATATTCAGTTCTGGGAAATCACGATTATGGCGACTATTCTTACTGGAACTCTGCTGAAGATAAAGCTAAAAACCTTGCTGCCATAAAACATTTCCATAAAGAAATGGGGTTTCGTTTGCTATTGAACGAAACAGAAAATATTAGCTTTAAGGGTGAAGATATTGCATTGGTAGGAGTCGAAAACTGGGGTAAACCTCCTTTCCCTCAGCATGGCGATTTAAAAAAGGCAACCAAAGGACTTCAGCAGCCTTTTAAGATATTAATGAGTCACGATCCCTCTCATTGGGACGAAGAGGTAATAAAAACCTCAGATATTGATTTAACCTTTGCCGGACACACACATGGTATGCAGTTTGGAATTGAACGCGCAGGTATAAAATGGAGTCCGGTTCAATACAAATATCCACGCTGGGGCGGATTGTATCAGGAAGGAAAACAATATCTGTATGTGAACAGAGGTTTTGGATATATTGGTTTTCCTGGTAGAATAGGTATGCCACCAGAAATTACTGTGGTCGAATTGACATAA